caattaaagcagttgattacacagttaactcacctcacctggtttattttgtctaagtggttgttgtatttaaggtgaaaacaaaaacccgcagaccctgcggctccccaggaccgggATTGGCCACCCCTAGTCTAAGTGTAGGGCCGCcaaaccctgtttctggagatctaattgtcctgtaggttttcaatccAACCTTGACAAaactcacctcattcaacagcatctcattgagctgctaattagtagaatcaggtctgccaaattagggttgaaatgaaatcctACCAGAAcaaggttgggcagccctggtctagtTGAACATATTTGAACATATACAAAATTACTTGGAATACCTACCATAGGAATTTAATAATGACATTTACAAATTACAGTGATTTCCTTTCAGCAGAAACTTTAGGCCTTAGAAAAAAGGTGTGCAggctctttagccaatcaatgacttaaattaagcacttaagtgcaggaacaaaTCAGATACCAGCAGGTGCAGCAGCCCTCCatgatttgaatttgagatcAGTGaggttgtttgtgttttaaacagCTGCACGTGGCAGTAGTGTTTGGGCATCTCTGGACTTTAATTGTACCATCTGTATGAATGGTACTAATACATGTTTCAGGCTTTCCAGTCTGTTAGCTGCTTGGATTATTAGTGGGCTGTGCAGATATAGTATGATGATTGTGGCTCTTGGTTTTTATTTGGGGTGAGTTTTGTGTCCTTCCTCCATTGTCAGGGCTCTAAAACCATAGTTGGGTTGACTTTCATGGGAACTGTTTGTTGAGAGGGTTCCAGCTTGCTATGATTTAGTTGTgttgtaatctttaaaaaatatcttcGCTTTAGTGTATGCTTGAACCTGGTCTGCTCACTGCTGAAGGCTGTAAGGCAGAGGTGTACAACAAGGGCAGATCTGTTTCAGAATCTTGTGCCAATTTGAATTCCATGCTCTTACAATTGTATCAATTAAATTATGTATAGCTTTTGCAATGACCTTCTTGCCAGCAGTTGGGGAGGTGTCTGTAAGACTAACGCCAGGGCACGTTTGAACTGCAACTCGACCATGTCTTACACATGTCGCCATattatcttgatctgacattttctataagcaccagctacagccacagactgcaagtgtTCACTCCTGTACTGTGCTCaggtacaggagtgaaccagtgtagtttatagagctgtcagaagtAAAGCTGAGGCAAATGGTTGGTgaaaacgaaaaccagcatgcagacTCCCCCATCAGAACTGGAGTTTAGCACCTCTACTGCAAGGGTTCCTTTTAGAAATGGAAATAGGGCAACTGTTGGCAGGCAAGCAAAAGATTAAATCATTGTGGCAAAAATTAGTGTTAAAATGGGATTGGTTTAAAGTGACTTGTGCAGGgtataaatttaatttgaaagttTGAGATGTCctcaaccctgatcctggagtaCCCCTATGAATGCTGATTTTGTTTGAAATCCTAAAATACTAGTTTAAtcttttaaatacaaattttatttttttaacaatgcagGTTTGTTTCATTActattttcttttgtcttatGTATTCATTCATGTTGTATCGGTGGTCAAATTCACTAATCTGTGCTGTACGTCTATCAATTCATACAATTCGCAAAATGCAACCCTTTTCAAGGGGAATCATTTGCCAAATCCCATTACAGAATCTTTGAATTACTTGTCTGGGAACAGATCCCAATAAAAGTGCTTTAATATGGCATATGGATATTTAATATCCATTTCATACAATGTGACTACGGGGGGTTACACCTtgtctgattttaaaatgatcaactTCATGATTTAGGAATGAAATTAAACTTGGAATGAAAACTCTTGCACATGGGTACTCAAAGACCAGGATTGAGAGAGGCTGGCCTAAGGCCTTTAAGCTGTTCTCTTTGTGGCAAATTCTAAACCAGTTTAATTTTAATCTAGCCCCCACTCTCTGTATCACTCCTTCAGAAAGGCTATATTCTAGCCTTTACAGTTTGCCAATAAAAATCTTTACAGCTTCAGTGGTGTATGAACAGTTTATAatagaaattgttttttcagtttaagAACATACTGACCAAACTACGTTACCCAGGTGAAATGTAATTTGGCTGTGGTACCACGTGTACAAAAGGCCATGCATATAGTTTGAAATTCTATTTGGCATAAATGCCTATCTCCATGTAAACTGTTGGTGCTGATACAAAGACATTGGGAGTGTTATAATCGATTACTTTCCTTTATCACGCAGGGTGTCTTTGCTTTGCCTGGTGTCACCTGTAAGTTGCAGTGCTGCTTTGAAAGGTAACCCATTAACTCCTGAAGTTTGAATGCTTGAGATGCATGTGCTGTCTTCATCTAATTGGAAATGTCAATTTGAAGTGATTGAAGGAATCTTTGGTCTTCGAGAAACATATGGTTGACCAGAATTTGAAGTTTTAATGTAGCAGGTGCTAGGtttctcaacttttttttttttttttcttcctcccctTTTATCCCCAATTCAGGGCTTCTCAACAGCCACAAGAATGAAGAATCTACAGATGTGCACATCAGCTCTAACTCCAATGCAGACAAGCCTGCCCAGGTTTCAGGCTCCCCTGATCCCAGTCAATTGGCTCTGCCCAGAGAGAATTCCCCTTTGAGCAagatctctcttcctctgtcccctCCCACTAAAGCTTTTGCTCTACCACAACCGCTGCCCCAACGGCAAGTATTCCCACTGCTTAAAGTCTtggcacccccaccccctgaggCGTTTGCTCTACCAAGAAGTCCAGTACCCCAACGTCAGGTATTCTCTCTCCCTAAAGTCTTAGTACCCCCGCCCCCTGAGGCGTTTGCTCTACCAAGACGTCCAGTACGCCAACGTCAGGTATTCTCTCTCCCTAAAGTCTTAGTACCCCCGCCCCCTGAGGCGTTTGCTCTACCAAGACGTCCAGTACGCCAACGTCAGGTATTCTCTCTCCCTAAAGTCTTAGTACCCCCGCCCCCTGAGGCGTTTGCTCTACCAAGACGTCCAGTACGCCAACGTCAGGTATTCTCTCTCCCTAAAGTCTTAGTACCCCCGCCCCCTGAAGCATTTGCTTTGCCCAGAAACCCAGTGCCCTTAAGACCGATAGTCCCACTGCCAAAAGTCTTGGTGCCACCCCATCCTGCTGCAAAGTTTTTGCAGACCCATCCACTTCCAGTGCAGTCGTCCGGAACTCCTGAGACTTAGGTAATGCCCACCCCCTAAACAACACTAACCTCACAGGCTGTATGAACTATTCTAACTGCACTAACCTGTGGAGCAGTGTGTACTATTCTACAGTAACTGCACTAACCTGAGGGGCAGTGTATGTTCTAACAGCTCTAATCTGAGGGGCAAGGTGTATTGTATAAGATTTATTTGTCCTTTGTTTCAAGGGTTGGCATATCTGGAGGCCAGTGTGCAGCTAGTCCTTACTGATGACATGCTGTGACTTGCAATAAATAACCATATTTGTAGTCTTATTTGTCATtgacttttttgttatttgttagcATGATTTTTGTGCCTTGATTTAATGACTCCATGTCCTATTGTGGGCTGTAAGTCCTCCAGAAATATCCACTAGAtggcaaatatttaatttgactgTTTCCACACGAACCACCACAGAGTTGGTCCATGATGGTGCTACATCAGGGCTGTGGGTGAGGGAAATGAAACGGTCTCTATCAGTGTTAGttagctgcccaaccctgttcctggagatctaccattctgtaagttttcattctgaccttaacaaagcacacctcagtcaacagaccattgagctgctaattgacAGAATCACGTGTGCTATGCTagggttgaaaaaaaaaaaaacgatggtagacctccaggaatagggttgggcagccatggtctaatgaatgaaacaaaataccAAAATGTTCAGCTGTTTTGACATGAACCTCTTACGGTATTCATGCTTGCTTTGTTGAATGGAGCCCACTGTTAAACTGACAGACATGCCTGCAACCAAAAAACACTTGTAGTCTAAATTATGCTTATTGATGGTTatacaagaaaatgaaattgcatCAAAATATACTCATTGTTACAGCACCATTGTCAGTACAAGACCTAATTAGCAAGGTAATGAAAAACAGTTACAGGTGTAGTATTGCATTAGTGAAGGAGCTGAAATTAATGTATTCTGGTCTTAACAGcaattgttttcatttggtGAAACCTGAGATTCAGCAATAAAACTTGAATCATAAATGATGCCTTCATTGTATTCTTTATTATTCCAGGAcatccaaaatgaaatatttcaaggGAGCCCTTGACAAGAGAGCAGCATCAGATGAGAGCTTTTCTGATTTTGTAATTGTAGTCAAGCGCCACAAAGCAGAAAAAGACTGTGGGAAAACAGTCAACAGGGCTGAACGTTACTTGCACGAGGGCAAGTAAAGAGTTCATCCCTAATATAGACCCACAGTTGCCTCGAAAATGGATAGGAAAGGCACAGTTCTTCATAAGGAAATGCAGTGCTACAAACGCAAGGCCACTGCCATGAACACACAAGtgatcacacacgcacaaaaccaGCACTCAAAGGTTATGAAACGCTATGAGTTTATTGAACGCAAGAGAACAGGAGTAGTGTGTGAAATTAGCGAATAGGTGCTTTTGTTCAGACTTGTTGGAGAGGGCACGTGGTTATGTGCTACTGAGGCCTAGCGCATAGTAACCAGCTCTTCGGAGGACGTGGGGTGGATGGCGATGGTCCCGTCGAAGTCGGCCTTGGTCGCGCCCATCTTGATAGCCACAGCGAAGCCCTGAAGCATCTCATCACAGCCAAGGCCTTGCATGTGAAGCCCTACCACCTGAGTGAAAGGAAAGAGGCCAGTAAAACTTgtaccctttttaaaaaaaggcttacTTTCTAAACTAAGGTAGAGGGCATCCATTCAGAAACAcaccaaaattcaaaaacagatCCTCAGTCCCAACTGTGTTCATAGAAAACGGATAGTCCtagagaagagaaaatatttactttCAGGCTATCAAACATCTGTAAAATGATCTTTCATTGCATCGGATGTGTACATACTGCCTTCTCGTGCTTCTAAAAATCTGTACTTATTGGTCCAGAAAACCTTACTCCACATCAAGTGTCCAATTTtgatgtgcaaaaccttttctTAGTAGTGGCTTTTTGGCAGCTACACACCCTTTCAGACCTATAGCATTGATGAGTTGACTTCTCACAGTGGCAGGATTGACAGAAACATGTCGATTTATTCAGATCTGAAGCAAGAGAGGAGCTTGATTTTTCCTGTATCTCCAAGATAAAATCTTTAAGCACTATCTTTGTGATGGTGCTGGTTTTGAAGTCCACCATTTCTTGCACAGTTGTTAGGAGACCTAGTTTCCTTGTTTCTTGCAATCATCTTTTGAACTCCAGCTCCTTTGACTTTCACCCTCCTTATGCATATTAATTATCTTATATCTAATCTTCTTTCGCAGTTTTAGATGCACATAACAAATAAATCTGCAAGGAAGCAAAGGAGTGTTTGGgtagttgtttgtttgaatgtttgagTCACTTTTGAGGGCAAAAGGTTCCAACAATGTTATTGACACTTCTGGTAACTACTTTTGTTGGAAGGACACATCAGTAACTTGTTTGTTGATTAGAATGATGAACGACTTAAAGCAGTAGTAGGGATCACAAAAGAGTGGGCAAATACTTATAGATTTTATATTATATGTAGTGGTGGGGGCTCTTGTGTAATCTTCTGTTAAATGTATCCTACATTTCTTGCATTATTGCTTTGATGccgaaaaaaaaatatttgcactgaatggctgatttgactggaaatGAAAAGGTGgtgacttttgcacagtactgtatgtttaGCATCATGTTCATTTAAGCAACAGTCGtttaagaaacagaaaataaaccaaCTTCTCAGTTTTAAATTGCAGAAGTGTCTGTAGGATATGAGCCAAAAAAATGAACTAGAATTTTGTCACCCATTGTAGTCCTTCAGGTAGGATCTGTGTAATATCTGCCTGTAGTACACATAATTTAGGCTAAATATCTTGAATAATTGCAGAAATTCATGGTGTCAGATTCTGTGGGATGGTCTTTTAGTCTCTGTGGGCATGAGCATGATGACATCACCCAGAAATGAGAAAAGAGTTCCCAGGTAAAATACATCCTACGCTGGGAGGAGACAAGGAGCCGAATCTAAAGCTGCTTAACTCGTCTCCTCCGATACTGACAcattggagggagggaggacacaaagatcgATTTCTGGGGCACAGAAGAGATGACACGGCAGTGGAGGAATACTcattttttgagtattgggACGCACCCTTGTTCTGTCCAGGGCAGTTTACTGGTGCATCAGCCACTTCACACCACAGAAAATAGGGCAAACTTCACACCACAACTCGTCCAGTTCAGATAAGCACCCACTTTTGTAATAGCGTCTCAATGACTGCTGTGATGATCTACCAAGTGATTTAAAAGCGGTTCAATTCTAATTTGGCACAATTGATTctaataattagcagctcaactagctgtagaatgaggtgtgcattcttagggttagagtgaaaacctacaggacggtagatgtCCAGGAAGAAGGTTCATTACCTCCGTTTTAGTCACATTCAAGGAGAGGTTAAAACAATTGCAGCTCTTTCATTGGCCAACCAAAACGAAGGTGATACAACTACATATGCATAGACAGGTaggccaaaacatttttttaaaacctgtacCTTCTCATCTTTGCCCACGCACACCAGCTTCATGACACACTGGGTTTTCCGGGTGGTGATGGCGTGGTACATGGGTGTGAAGGACGTCTTGTACGTCTTGACGTTCTCCTTGCCTTCCTTCTGGATGGCCTCCTCTGCAAGACATGGCGCTTGGATAAGACCAGCCCCTCACCACAGAGGGGAATGCAGAAACAGACAACCTTACATAGACAATTCGAGATACGCTCTTAGGAATAAACCCAATCCTGTTTTTTCACTAACCAATTGCTCGATGTGTGTCATCTTAACGTGAACCAATATGgaagtttatattttaatggaGTCTCACCTCAGGCTGACCAAAGAGATCAGAGTCTAGCTTTCTAGCATTTCTAATACAGCATACACTCAGAAATgctgtgtttgtaaacaaaCAAGGGTGATAGCTAAACTAGTAATTCCACAGGTAGGGCAGAACAGTATAAAGGTCAAGAAGAGCTAGGGTTGGTCAGTGGAAACAACTCTGGCTTTCCACAGGTGAATTCTATGTGGTCTGAGTTTCAAGCTGGTTTCTGAAGGTAATCTTTTGTCAAGGGTGAGTGCTTACCTTCTGTGAGCCCCACGGTGCCGATGGGGGGGTGACTGAACACCACGGTGGGAATGTTGCTGTAGTCCACTTTGGAATCCGCTTTCCCCTCAAACAGCCTGTGTGCTAGCTTCCTGCCCGCAGCAATGGCAactgcactcacacaagcatggatatgcacacacgcacacacacgcacacacacacataaaaacacgcacatacatacacacaaacacacacatgcacacattaccTTCTGCCCATAATgtcattctttttaaatatgaagcTTTTTCAAGAAAAAGTGGCGTTCATTTTAAACTCTGGTTATAGATGCACGTTAAacaattctttttttgctttttgcttttctgaAGCACTtaaaaaactagaaataagtattttaatcttatatttaaacataaaaatcttattttgattatttttttgctaaacaAGACAAAAAGATTGCCAATGATTGCCAATTCAAGATTTTCCAATGGAGTAAtacaatttcacttgtcaagcaatgTTAAATCTTATAACACgctaatatttttgaaaaagtaatatCTTAATTCTCATTAGAATTTTATGAATCTCAGCTTGGTGAAAACGAAAGCGCGAATGCAACATCATCGTACCAATCAAAGGGGTAATTTATCACTGAGAATACCCTGCCTGCCTATACCATGCTGAATTATATTCTCCGGGTCCTACAAGTTTTCCAATCTTTCAAACTGATGCGCTGTCACTGGCTATTTTAGGAATGACTTTATACCTAGTAGGGAGTATGTGTAAATTTTAAACTCTAGGTTGGAACTAACTCAGTGGGTGCAACTGGTTTTGATTAAGTTCTGCGCAACTCTGAATTTACATTCAAACTAGCCTACGCTTGAACATAAGTTATACTGCTGCAACCGGCTTCAGTAGATGATAGCAGAGGTTATAATAACAAAATACTTAATTTCACACCAAATCAATGGTTAGAGAACAACACACATTGAAGAAGCAAAACCACAGTTTAGGAAGTACAAAATACATTCACTAAAGGCCCATAATGAGCCACCACCTGGAATAGGTGGTAGCTGTTGAGGTAGCTAGCATAAATATTACTTGACATTAGAAGGGCACgagcaacatttttattttttacgcaTGGAATTGGCCCGAATACAAGAATGTCACTGTAAGTAACAATGTTTTGTGTCATGGAATTATTTACAGTCGATTACAGTTAAAATGTAGCGCAAGTATCCATGTTGCAACCAAACAAAGACACAGCTTTAGTTTAAAACTAACTAGTTACAACATAACATTTAGTGTTGACTTTACGCCATAACTCAACATCAAACTTACATTACACTGGTGCAACAGGCAGCAGAGCAGTTTATCTATCATTCAGTTCAGGAAGTGATGTTACAAAAAAATTCtttgtaatataattttttgttcACACCGCATCTACTGATATTGTTACAATGcagttttgatttgattattaataaagaaaataatagacaaaatataatttgaggGAACAGAAATCTTGCTTTTAATCTGATCAATTCACTAAAACAGTATTTGTTTTGCTGGACTAATGTTCAAGCAAGTCACTCTTCTGAATATTATTATGGAGCAGCCTCACGGATCCACAGATCATATGACCACCACGTGGATAGATTTAGCAAGCATTCTACGTGCCAAAACCCCAAGGCAGTGAAGAACTGATAATAATCAGTTCACCAAAACAGCCGCTCTGCAGTTTATATGCTAGTGGGAGAGCCAAAATGTCTGATGGGAGTTTGCTCTTTAGGCTTTGCTGAGCTTTGTCTGAAATGGTCAGTTTATATGGCTGTTAGCCCACCGATAATTTAAGTGTGACCgaagatgacatcacagaacagcacaggaagtgagcaaAACGTACCAGGTGTAAGGAGGGCTTTGCCGCAGACATCCCCCACGGCATAGATGCCCTGGCGACTGGTGTTCTGGAACTCGTCCACAAGAATGTGCCCCTTCTCATCCTGTTTGACGCCCTGaaggagacacacagagcattcCTTCACTTCCTTTATGTCAGTTTCTGTATTTCAACTGAAGCAAAAccattaaaatgtgtgcatacTCTTACCAGTGTACagttttgcatgttttcccaCTCACATTAATGGATAAGTAGCATTATCAACAAATGAGCAttgaacaaaacacaaacaaatatttccTGGGCCCCCTGCTCCCTACATATGGAGTATAAGCACTCGTTTTTACTGAGTGCATATGCTACAGGAAGGGTGCATTATCTGCAAGCACTAGGCTCTCAATTTTCTTTGTTACAGCTTCCCAGTTAGCATATGCAGCTAAGCCACTAGTCAGTATTGCGGTAACACGCCACACCCAAAATCAAGATTTGGCAACTGTGGCTAGGATTGCGTCAATGCCCAGTTGGCCAACTGTCTCGCCACTTCATCATATAAGTGTGACTccactggccaatcaggggcctgcagtctgcctgcaccagctgcacagAAAGTGTAGTCACCACGTTCTTGAGGTTGAGACCGTCGGCGCTTGGCTCACGGCCGATGGCCCACAGCAGACAGTCGACCTCCCCGATGGTGCTagtcttctcctcctcccccttctccggGTCCCTGGTGACCAGCGTCACCTCCAGGCCCTTCTCCGTCTTACTCACAGACTTCACCTGGAGGATCACTTTATGCTTTGGTTACAGAGAACAAGCAGAGGCCAGAGACACTTCACAGAAGCCACTGAGACATAACACAAAAGTCACCGAGCTGTGACAGAAAAGTCAGAGATAACACACCAGCTGCAGAAAAGTCACAGCGAACACAAAGATGTTGCTGATACCGCAGAGAGGCCAAAGACCACACCCGGTCCAACCACAACAGTGTCAGACAACAGAGTCTATGGTAGAGATTGGAGAGTACAGGACCTTACCTGAGTGTTCTTCCATAACTCTATGCCAGACTTTTCTAGTTCTTTAGTGCAATTGGAACTTATCAAAGAGTCAAAGCTTCTCAGCACCTAGAGTGAACAAAGTCAGCGTCATCCTAGCAGCCAATAATATTCAAATGTCCTCAGCAATTCTCCAGAGTGGGATGGATACCGAGGAAAGAACAAGTAGTGAACTAAATCGCACAAAATCAGGCAAACAATAAGACATATACATTCCCAATGTATCATcttcttgcattttttaatcCTCTAACAACAAATAGCCACTCCTACACCATCTCTGCATTTCTTAGCAATAGTATGTTgctattttactgttttattgtttatcatGAAGATGTATCACAGTGAACAATTCTCTTGCACACAGAATTCATCAAGTCATTTGGTTCCACTTTCTGCCTGTCTAAGAGAATAATTCCTGTTTgtgtattatgtcatttttcagtcttttattattattattattattagtagtagtagtagtagaactGGTATTATTTACAAGAttaatatcatcatcatcatcataaattTAGTAACACATAAGACAGGCTGTGTCTGAGGGAGGTCTTACCGTGCCCTGCCGGATAA
The nucleotide sequence above comes from Anguilla rostrata isolate EN2019 chromosome 7, ASM1855537v3, whole genome shotgun sequence. Encoded proteins:
- the gsr gene encoding glutathione reductase, mitochondrial isoform X1; the protein is MNYVYLCAKRAPLFQLSELYIRNNVAMTVTPFRRTMASDSVTRFDFLVIGGGSGGLAGARRAAELGATAAVIESHKLGGTCVNVGCVPKKVMWNTAVHAEFLHDHADYGFQGGNVQFSWPVIKNKRDAYLSRLNQIYRNNLDKAKIETIVGHAVFTDDPEPTVEVNGKKYRASHILIATGGRPIALSDKEVPGASLGITSDGFFELETLPKRTVVVGAGYIAVEMAGILSTLGSVTSLIIRQGTVLRSFDSLISSNCTKELEKSGIELWKNTQVKSVSKTEKGLEVTLVTRDPEKGEEEKTSTIGEVDCLLWAIGREPSADGLNLKNVGVKQDEKGHILVDEFQNTSRQGIYAVGDVCGKALLTPVAIAAGRKLAHRLFEGKADSKVDYSNIPTVVFSHPPIGTVGLTEEEAIQKEGKENVKTYKTSFTPMYHAITTRKTQCVMKLVCVGKDEKVVGLHMQGLGCDEMLQGFAVAIKMGATKADFDGTIAIHPTSSEELVTMR
- the gsr gene encoding glutathione reductase, mitochondrial isoform X2, encoding MNYVYLCAKRAPLFQLSELYIRNNVAMTVTPFRTMASDSVTRFDFLVIGGGSGGLAGARRAAELGATAAVIESHKLGGTCVNVGCVPKKVMWNTAVHAEFLHDHADYGFQGGNVQFSWPVIKNKRDAYLSRLNQIYRNNLDKAKIETIVGHAVFTDDPEPTVEVNGKKYRASHILIATGGRPIALSDKEVPGASLGITSDGFFELETLPKRTVVVGAGYIAVEMAGILSTLGSVTSLIIRQGTVLRSFDSLISSNCTKELEKSGIELWKNTQVKSVSKTEKGLEVTLVTRDPEKGEEEKTSTIGEVDCLLWAIGREPSADGLNLKNVGVKQDEKGHILVDEFQNTSRQGIYAVGDVCGKALLTPVAIAAGRKLAHRLFEGKADSKVDYSNIPTVVFSHPPIGTVGLTEEEAIQKEGKENVKTYKTSFTPMYHAITTRKTQCVMKLVCVGKDEKVVGLHMQGLGCDEMLQGFAVAIKMGATKADFDGTIAIHPTSSEELVTMR
- the gsr gene encoding glutathione reductase, mitochondrial isoform X3, which translates into the protein MWNTAVHAEFLHDHADYGFQGGNVQFSWPVIKNKRDAYLSRLNQIYRNNLDKAKIETIVGHAVFTDDPEPTVEVNGKKYRASHILIATGGRPIALSDKEVPGASLGITSDGFFELETLPKRTVVVGAGYIAVEMAGILSTLGSVTSLIIRQGTVLRSFDSLISSNCTKELEKSGIELWKNTQVKSVSKTEKGLEVTLVTRDPEKGEEEKTSTIGEVDCLLWAIGREPSADGLNLKNVGVKQDEKGHILVDEFQNTSRQGIYAVGDVCGKALLTPVAIAAGRKLAHRLFEGKADSKVDYSNIPTVVFSHPPIGTVGLTEEEAIQKEGKENVKTYKTSFTPMYHAITTRKTQCVMKLVCVGKDEKVVGLHMQGLGCDEMLQGFAVAIKMGATKADFDGTIAIHPTSSEELVTMR